One window of the Planctomycetia bacterium genome contains the following:
- a CDS encoding transglutaminase domain-containing protein — MPALIRVLAAWMVCALCLVQTSVAEDALQPLIDTALERAGENRSQIEQALAGVPTDQQPGMRFLVAHMPERDLTSLTAEFLTSNVRYAYQARDEAPWKDRLPDDVFFNEILPYANINERRDDWRKDFYERFKPLIAGIESPGKAAATLNQQVFPLVKVQYSTARRKADQSPYESIESGKASCTGLSVLLVDACRALAIPARVVGTPRWTDNSGNHTWVEIWDNGWHFTGACEANGDDLNKSWFIDRASQALRDDPLHAIYAVSYRRTDQKFPLIWARGADYVSAVNVTDRYTDKGAPLPEGMVRLLFRAVNKSTNARVATTLRITNAAGATLFVGGSNDERFDANDHIAMPVALGTRLKVAAVAGNLCGSDEVTAEKADQLVTLLIEENPPAANELSEAASSGAVQLLEAFLKQDRAMRPKLEEQPFAKAPLTKAGAEAAAELLREDHRQWILKTRAEEMDKRELPDGELKMPFFYETFGDKPANGRSLYISMHGGGNAPPRVNDRQWENQKKLYKIEEGVYLAPRAPTNTWNLWHEEHIDRIFDRLIENLIVFADVDPNRVYILGYSAGGDGVFQLAPRMADRLAAAAMMAGHPNETSPLGLRNLPFILQMGGDDAAYNRNQVAAEWEKKLADLRTADPSGYEHLVKIYAGKGHWMDGEDAMALPWMAKFTRNPFPKRVVWKQDDVTHDRFFWLALRDGQAKGGAEITADIDGQSVRIKADDVRRITVRLNDELVNLDEPVKIQFGDAEVSAELAPRTIATLHETLAERGDPASMYSAEVQVSRRMSE, encoded by the coding sequence ATGCCTGCCTTGATTCGTGTACTCGCCGCGTGGATGGTCTGCGCGTTGTGCCTGGTGCAAACGTCCGTCGCCGAGGACGCACTGCAACCTCTGATCGACACGGCCCTCGAACGCGCCGGCGAAAACCGCAGCCAGATCGAGCAAGCGTTGGCTGGAGTCCCGACGGACCAGCAACCGGGCATGCGTTTCCTCGTCGCGCACATGCCAGAGCGCGATCTTACGAGCCTCACGGCGGAATTCTTGACCTCGAACGTGCGCTATGCCTATCAAGCCCGCGACGAAGCTCCCTGGAAGGACCGACTGCCGGACGACGTGTTCTTCAACGAGATTCTGCCGTATGCGAACATCAACGAGCGCCGCGACGATTGGCGCAAAGACTTCTATGAGCGATTCAAGCCGCTGATCGCCGGCATCGAGTCGCCCGGCAAAGCGGCGGCAACGCTGAACCAGCAGGTGTTTCCGCTCGTGAAGGTGCAATACAGCACCGCGCGGCGGAAAGCGGATCAGAGTCCCTACGAGTCGATCGAATCCGGCAAAGCCTCTTGCACAGGATTGTCGGTACTGTTGGTCGACGCCTGCCGCGCGCTGGCCATCCCGGCCCGCGTCGTCGGCACGCCGCGTTGGACCGACAACAGCGGCAATCACACCTGGGTCGAGATCTGGGACAACGGCTGGCACTTCACCGGCGCCTGCGAGGCGAACGGCGATGACCTGAACAAGTCGTGGTTCATCGATCGCGCATCGCAAGCCTTGCGGGACGATCCGCTGCACGCCATCTACGCCGTAAGTTATCGGCGCACTGATCAGAAGTTCCCGTTGATCTGGGCGCGCGGCGCAGACTACGTCTCGGCCGTCAACGTCACCGACCGCTACACGGACAAAGGAGCGCCGCTGCCCGAAGGCATGGTCCGGCTGTTGTTCCGCGCGGTGAATAAGTCGACAAACGCGCGCGTCGCGACGACTTTGCGAATCACAAACGCAGCTGGCGCAACGCTATTCGTCGGCGGTTCGAACGACGAGCGATTCGACGCCAACGATCACATCGCCATGCCCGTGGCATTGGGAACGCGGCTCAAGGTCGCAGCGGTGGCCGGGAACCTGTGCGGCAGCGACGAAGTGACCGCCGAAAAGGCCGATCAACTCGTCACGCTGTTGATCGAAGAAAATCCCCCGGCTGCGAACGAGCTCAGCGAGGCCGCATCGAGCGGCGCGGTGCAATTGCTCGAAGCCTTTTTGAAACAAGATCGCGCGATGCGCCCCAAGCTCGAAGAACAACCGTTCGCCAAAGCGCCGCTGACGAAGGCCGGCGCTGAAGCCGCCGCTGAGTTGCTGCGTGAGGACCATCGCCAATGGATTCTCAAGACCCGCGCCGAGGAAATGGACAAGCGCGAACTGCCAGACGGCGAATTGAAGATGCCGTTCTTCTATGAGACGTTCGGCGACAAGCCTGCAAACGGCCGCAGCCTCTATATCTCGATGCATGGCGGTGGGAACGCTCCGCCACGCGTCAACGATCGGCAGTGGGAAAACCAGAAGAAGCTCTACAAGATTGAAGAGGGCGTATATCTCGCGCCCCGCGCGCCGACGAACACGTGGAACCTTTGGCACGAGGAACACATCGATCGCATTTTCGATCGCCTGATCGAAAACCTGATCGTGTTCGCCGACGTCGACCCGAATCGCGTCTACATCCTCGGCTATTCCGCCGGCGGCGACGGCGTGTTTCAGCTCGCGCCGCGGATGGCTGATCGACTCGCGGCGGCCGCAATGATGGCGGGACATCCCAATGAGACCTCGCCCCTGGGGCTTCGCAATCTGCCGTTCATCCTGCAAATGGGCGGCGACGACGCTGCTTACAATCGCAATCAAGTCGCCGCCGAGTGGGAAAAGAAACTCGCCGATCTGCGCACGGCCGACCCGTCCGGCTACGAACATCTCGTGAAGATCTACGCCGGCAAAGGCCACTGGATGGACGGCGAAGACGCGATGGCGCTACCATGGATGGCCAAGTTCACGCGCAATCCGTTCCCAAAACGCGTCGTCTGGAAGCAAGACGACGTCACGCACGACCGCTTCTTTTGGCTAGCCTTGCGCGACGGCCAGGCGAAAGGCGGCGCGGAGATCACCGCCGACATCGACGGCCAATCCGTGCGCATTAAAGCCGACGACGTGCGCCGCATCACCGTGCGCTTGAACGATGAGTTGGTCAACCTGGACGAACCAGTGAAAATCCAATTCGGCGACGCCGAAGTCTCTGCCGAGCTTGCGCCGCGCACAATCGCTACGCTCCACGAAACACTGGCCGAACGCGGCGACCCGGCGTCGATGTACAGCGCCGAAGTTCAAGTATCGCGGCGCATGTCGGAATAG
- the ftsH gene encoding ATP-dependent zinc metalloprotease FtsH, which produces MKENGNSGKQSERKNNNVNGNVVWYLLAVGITMTVAVTLLNSRQHAEIQYSDLWRLIEQGPPPEKVAEKTTAPAATPAAVATPETPLPADMPYIVVTDAAGEHTYRYSNLRELMIGEGEVTGVIDRDQLRPAKPDGTIKRDSAVTFKSNRRGLADDDGKLITLLREKNFVFNAEGDPPVWRGPLNLLVLCGIICLMVYLLMRKLGGAGSPMAFGRSRGKMYAQEDIGISFEDVAGIDEAVEELREVVEFLRTPEKYQVLGGRIPKGILLVGPPGTGKTLLAKAIAGEAGVPFFSLSGSDFVEMFVGVGAARVRDMFQQAEAKAPCIIFIDELDALGKTRGSGVVGGHDEREQTLNALLVQMDGFDTNSGVIVMAATNRPETLDPALLRPGRFDRHVLVDRPDVRGREKILEVHVQNVKLDSTVKLREVAAITSGFVGADLANLVNEAALLAARKSKSAVGMDEFNEGVERVTAGLEKKQRIIHEHEKQRVAHHESGHALVAYSLPNTDPVHKVSIIPRGLAALGYMLQRPEGDRYLMTQGELESRIQVLLAGTIAEEIVFSDVSTGAQNDLERASELARSMVMDFGMSRLGRVNYRESGRSAFLSGSDGPRERSHSERTAREIDEEVKRIIDEAIERVRNILEVRRPALDGLAARLIEKEVIDATELREIIEQNSPSPMLVPGTGGRRFPAATERKANPVIDVIAPEAAS; this is translated from the coding sequence ATGAAAGAAAACGGCAATTCCGGCAAGCAGAGTGAACGCAAGAACAACAACGTCAACGGGAACGTGGTTTGGTACCTGCTGGCCGTCGGCATCACGATGACCGTCGCGGTCACCCTGCTGAACAGCCGCCAGCACGCGGAAATCCAGTACAGCGATCTCTGGCGACTGATCGAACAAGGACCGCCGCCAGAAAAAGTCGCGGAAAAAACGACGGCGCCGGCGGCCACCCCGGCCGCGGTCGCGACGCCTGAAACGCCATTGCCGGCGGACATGCCGTATATCGTGGTCACCGATGCAGCGGGAGAGCACACCTATCGCTACAGCAATCTGCGCGAGCTGATGATCGGCGAAGGGGAAGTCACCGGAGTTATCGATCGAGACCAACTCCGCCCCGCCAAGCCCGACGGCACCATCAAACGCGACTCAGCGGTCACATTCAAGTCTAACCGCCGTGGACTGGCTGACGATGACGGCAAGTTGATCACGCTCTTGAGAGAAAAGAACTTCGTCTTTAACGCCGAAGGAGATCCCCCGGTCTGGCGCGGACCGCTCAATCTGTTGGTGCTGTGCGGCATCATCTGCCTGATGGTCTACCTGCTGATGCGCAAGCTCGGAGGCGCCGGCTCGCCGATGGCCTTCGGACGCAGCCGTGGCAAGATGTACGCCCAGGAAGACATCGGCATCTCGTTCGAGGACGTGGCCGGCATCGACGAAGCGGTCGAGGAACTCCGCGAAGTCGTAGAATTCCTCCGCACGCCGGAAAAGTACCAGGTGCTCGGCGGACGCATTCCTAAGGGCATCCTCCTGGTCGGCCCTCCAGGCACCGGCAAGACGTTGCTCGCCAAGGCAATCGCCGGCGAAGCAGGCGTCCCCTTCTTCAGTTTGTCCGGTTCGGACTTCGTCGAGATGTTCGTCGGCGTGGGCGCCGCCCGCGTGCGCGACATGTTCCAACAAGCGGAAGCGAAGGCGCCCTGCATCATTTTCATCGACGAATTAGACGCCCTCGGCAAAACACGCGGCTCCGGCGTCGTGGGCGGCCATGACGAGCGGGAACAAACGCTCAATGCCTTGCTCGTACAAATGGACGGCTTCGACACGAACAGCGGCGTGATCGTAATGGCGGCCACGAATCGCCCCGAAACGCTCGATCCGGCACTATTGCGACCAGGCCGCTTCGATCGGCACGTCCTCGTCGATCGCCCCGACGTCCGCGGGCGCGAAAAGATTCTCGAAGTGCATGTGCAGAACGTGAAACTCGACTCGACGGTCAAACTGCGCGAAGTCGCCGCGATCACTTCCGGCTTCGTCGGCGCGGATTTGGCGAACCTCGTCAACGAAGCAGCGCTGCTGGCGGCCCGCAAAAGCAAGAGCGCCGTCGGTATGGACGAATTCAACGAAGGCGTGGAACGCGTCACCGCCGGACTCGAAAAGAAACAGCGGATCATCCACGAACACGAAAAGCAGCGCGTCGCGCATCACGAGAGCGGCCATGCCCTCGTGGCCTACAGCCTGCCGAACACGGATCCCGTACATAAGGTCTCAATCATTCCTCGCGGCCTGGCGGCGCTCGGGTATATGCTGCAGCGGCCCGAAGGAGATCGCTACTTGATGACCCAAGGCGAATTGGAAAGCCGTATCCAAGTCTTGCTGGCCGGAACCATTGCCGAGGAAATCGTCTTTAGCGACGTCTCCACCGGTGCGCAGAACGATCTGGAACGCGCCAGTGAACTGGCCCGCAGCATGGTGATGGACTTCGGCATGAGCCGGCTGGGCCGCGTAAACTACCGAGAAAGCGGGCGATCCGCATTCCTGAGCGGTTCCGACGGCCCCCGCGAACGTAGTCACAGCGAACGCACCGCCCGCGAAATCGACGAGGAAGTGAAGCGGATCATCGACGAAGCAATCGAACGCGTGCGCAATATCCTCGAAGTCCGTCGCCCGGCCCTGGATGGATTGGCGGCGCGATTGATCGAAAAGGAAGTCATCGACGCCACGGAACTTCGGGAAATCATCGAACAGAACTCGCCCAGCCCGATGCTGGTGCCCGGCACCGGCGGCCGCCGCTTCCCCGCCGCAACGGAGCGGAAGGCAAATCCGGTGATCGACGTGATCGCCCCCGAAGCGGCCAGCTAG
- the dxr gene encoding 1-deoxy-D-xylulose-5-phosphate reductoisomerase yields MPESPQRIAILGATGSIGGSALEVVAASQGRLQVAGLTAHSRLTFLLEQAQRFRPAWIIGTDETVAQSFDWTGAPPACVVKRGMDAVIEAVASPDVDVVLAAMVGSAGLHATWAALAAGKTVALANKETLVMAGGLVTALARRTGATIVPVDSEHSAVWQALQAGRRAEVRRIVLTASGGPFLRHSCEQLSNVTVEEALAHPTWTMGRKITVDSATMMNKALEIIEARWLFDLDVDQIGVVIHPQSLIHGLVEFVDGSIVAQMSCPDMRLPIQYALNYPERREQVSTPFDWSRATSLTLEPPDEERFPALRLGREAARVGGTAGAVLNAANEAAVAGFLEGELRFNEIVPACERVLGHHDFDPNPTLDDLIRLDRWAREEVVRWACA; encoded by the coding sequence ATGCCTGAGTCCCCTCAGCGAATCGCGATTCTCGGCGCCACGGGCAGCATCGGCGGCAGCGCGCTGGAAGTTGTCGCCGCGTCGCAGGGTCGACTCCAGGTCGCTGGGTTGACGGCTCATTCGCGATTGACGTTCCTGCTGGAACAAGCTCAGCGTTTTCGCCCAGCGTGGATCATCGGGACCGACGAAACGGTTGCTCAATCGTTCGACTGGACGGGCGCCCCCCCCGCTTGTGTGGTCAAGCGAGGGATGGACGCGGTGATCGAGGCCGTGGCTTCGCCGGACGTGGATGTAGTTCTCGCAGCCATGGTCGGAAGTGCTGGACTGCACGCGACTTGGGCGGCGCTGGCCGCCGGTAAAACGGTCGCCTTGGCGAACAAAGAGACGCTGGTGATGGCCGGCGGGTTGGTGACGGCCTTGGCCCGGCGGACTGGGGCGACCATTGTGCCTGTGGACAGCGAGCATAGTGCGGTGTGGCAGGCGTTACAGGCCGGACGCCGGGCAGAAGTGCGACGGATTGTCCTGACCGCCAGCGGCGGACCGTTCCTGCGGCATTCTTGCGAACAATTATCGAATGTGACGGTCGAAGAAGCATTGGCCCATCCCACATGGACGATGGGGCGTAAGATTACGGTGGACTCGGCGACCATGATGAACAAGGCGCTGGAGATCATCGAAGCCCGGTGGCTGTTCGACCTCGACGTGGACCAAATTGGCGTGGTGATCCATCCACAATCATTGATTCATGGGCTGGTGGAGTTCGTGGACGGCTCGATCGTCGCGCAAATGAGTTGCCCGGATATGCGATTGCCGATCCAATACGCGCTCAACTATCCCGAGCGACGCGAGCAGGTTTCCACGCCGTTCGATTGGTCTCGAGCGACCAGTTTGACGTTGGAACCGCCGGACGAGGAGCGTTTCCCGGCGTTGCGGCTGGGGCGCGAGGCGGCCCGAGTCGGAGGCACGGCGGGCGCGGTGTTGAACGCCGCGAACGAGGCCGCCGTAGCCGGGTTTTTGGAAGGCGAATTACGTTTCAACGAAATTGTGCCGGCGTGCGAACGCGTGCTCGGCCATCACGACTTTGATCCCAATCCGACGCTGGACGATTTGATCCGGCTGGACCGTTGGGCTCGCGAGGAGGTAGTCCGTTGGGCATGTGCATGA
- the rseP gene encoding RIP metalloprotease RseP — translation MCMNLLLAQTSSGIDWAAWGANIGYAVLAALGVGAVIFIHELGHFAVAKWCGVKCEKFYIGFGKPLVKFQWGETEYGIGMIPLGGYVKMLGQDDNPSSAAAEIERARLDQGGGAELPTYDPRSYMAKTVPQRMAIISAGVIMNLIFAVVVASVAYGIGVEDSPCKVGGTVPGGGAWKANLLPGDTIVAINGEPVKRFDDLKSKIALGEHDGGARIHFIRAGEKDVREAIVQPNTKDIMPMIGVMMAFENQLHEKEPFVPGSPAANATPPFEKGDKIVRIGDTQINSYADVQRILADEASKSLQVTVQRKKAVSETVEEITTSVDPAPLRTLGVQMRLGPVRAVQDDSPAAEVDVVTKAPAGDQHVGAAISARGLRAGDLIVSVNGLDNIDPMKLPEMMRQLAGMPVMLKVQRDGEKLDVEITPRAHTAFEGAQSFSEKGISVPALGIVCEVVNNIQAIEPDSSAAKAGLKLNDKIEWVEAVPADEDAEESNRPAATNQDEEYEPSVAAQRLKKAHRFGEGIEELDWPLLMTFVQDLRDGEKLRIKVANREPVVIEPYISTDEFYPERGFVFTSEKFTIQATSFQEALGFGLTETWKQSTRVYSFIKGLIYQRVSVKGAGGPITIAQGAFYLAGKGWSPFLIFLVALSANLAVINFLPIPVLDGGHFVFLTLEGLRGKPVSEKVFIGFTYAGLAFLLMVMGFVLWLDVSRMVS, via the coding sequence ATGTGCATGAACTTGTTGCTGGCGCAAACGTCGTCGGGCATTGACTGGGCGGCGTGGGGCGCGAATATCGGCTACGCCGTGTTGGCGGCGCTCGGCGTCGGCGCGGTGATTTTCATCCACGAACTGGGGCACTTCGCCGTCGCCAAGTGGTGCGGCGTGAAGTGCGAGAAGTTCTACATCGGCTTCGGTAAGCCGCTGGTGAAATTCCAGTGGGGCGAAACCGAGTACGGCATCGGCATGATCCCGCTGGGCGGTTATGTGAAGATGCTGGGCCAGGATGACAATCCCAGTTCGGCGGCCGCGGAAATTGAGCGCGCGCGCCTTGATCAAGGAGGCGGCGCGGAACTGCCGACCTACGACCCGCGCAGCTATATGGCCAAAACGGTGCCGCAGCGGATGGCGATCATTTCGGCCGGCGTGATCATGAATTTGATCTTCGCCGTCGTGGTGGCCTCGGTCGCTTACGGCATTGGCGTCGAAGATTCGCCGTGCAAGGTCGGCGGCACGGTCCCGGGCGGCGGCGCGTGGAAGGCAAACCTGCTGCCGGGCGACACGATCGTGGCGATCAACGGCGAACCGGTGAAGCGTTTCGACGATTTGAAGAGCAAGATTGCGCTGGGCGAACATGACGGCGGCGCGCGGATTCACTTCATCCGTGCCGGCGAGAAAGACGTGCGCGAAGCGATCGTCCAGCCGAACACCAAAGACATCATGCCGATGATCGGCGTGATGATGGCTTTCGAAAACCAATTGCACGAAAAAGAACCGTTTGTTCCGGGATCACCGGCTGCGAATGCAACTCCGCCGTTCGAAAAGGGGGACAAGATCGTCCGGATCGGCGATACGCAAATCAACAGCTACGCCGACGTGCAACGCATTTTGGCTGACGAAGCTTCGAAATCACTGCAAGTCACCGTGCAACGCAAGAAGGCGGTTTCCGAGACCGTCGAAGAGATCACGACGTCGGTTGATCCCGCGCCGCTGCGGACGCTGGGCGTTCAGATGCGACTGGGACCAGTTCGCGCCGTGCAGGACGATTCCCCGGCGGCGGAGGTGGATGTGGTCACGAAGGCCCCGGCGGGCGATCAGCATGTAGGCGCTGCGATCTCCGCACGCGGGCTGCGCGCCGGCGACTTGATCGTTTCAGTCAATGGCCTGGACAACATCGACCCGATGAAACTGCCGGAAATGATGCGGCAATTGGCCGGCATGCCCGTCATGCTCAAGGTGCAGCGGGACGGCGAAAAATTGGACGTGGAGATTACGCCACGTGCCCACACTGCCTTCGAAGGCGCTCAATCGTTTTCTGAGAAAGGCATCTCCGTGCCGGCGTTGGGGATTGTTTGCGAGGTGGTCAATAACATCCAGGCGATCGAGCCGGACAGTAGCGCGGCAAAAGCTGGCTTAAAGCTCAATGACAAGATCGAATGGGTCGAAGCGGTGCCGGCCGATGAGGACGCAGAGGAATCGAATCGACCAGCGGCCACGAACCAAGACGAGGAATACGAGCCGTCCGTCGCCGCTCAACGGCTCAAGAAGGCGCATCGTTTCGGCGAGGGCATCGAGGAACTGGATTGGCCGCTCTTGATGACGTTTGTTCAAGACTTGCGCGACGGAGAGAAGCTGCGCATCAAGGTGGCGAATCGTGAACCGGTCGTGATCGAGCCGTACATTTCCACCGATGAGTTTTACCCGGAGCGTGGCTTCGTCTTTACTAGCGAGAAGTTCACCATTCAGGCGACGTCGTTCCAAGAGGCTTTGGGTTTTGGACTGACGGAAACCTGGAAGCAGTCGACGCGCGTCTACAGCTTTATCAAAGGTTTGATTTACCAGCGCGTGTCGGTGAAAGGCGCGGGCGGGCCCATCACGATCGCCCAAGGCGCGTTCTACCTGGCCGGCAAGGGTTGGAGTCCGTTCTTGATTTTTCTGGTGGCGCTGAGCGCCAACCTGGCGGTCATTAACTTCCTGCCGATTCCGGTGCTCGATGGCGGGCATTTTGTGTTCTTGACGTTGGAAGGCCTGCGCGGCAAGCCGGTCAGCGAGAAGGTGTTTATCGGCTTCACTTATGCCGGACTCGCGTTCCTGTTGATGGTGATGGGCTTTGTGCTTTGGCTCGACGTCTCGCGCATGGTTTCCTGA
- a CDS encoding HAD-IA family hydrolase: MRWRELLGPAAENVRAVLFDAVGTLITPTTSVAEVYFDFGQRRGSRLETKEIAARFPAALRAAEVCQGRSDERIELDRWRAVVRHVFDDLPETEPLFRELWAHFAEPHSWRLVPRAVELLEGLIAENYLVGVASNFDARLRTVLSGPNRVPAAVNLFISSDLGWQKPHTGYFRGVERALGLSPQELLLIGDDWDNDVCGGRSAGWQTIWVAPTTSADSPSVASLAELCD, translated from the coding sequence ATGCGTTGGCGGGAGTTACTTGGCCCGGCGGCGGAAAACGTCCGGGCCGTTTTGTTCGACGCCGTCGGCACCTTAATCACGCCGACCACGTCGGTCGCCGAGGTTTATTTCGACTTCGGCCAACGGCGCGGTTCACGGCTTGAGACGAAGGAAATCGCGGCTCGCTTTCCGGCCGCCCTGCGCGCTGCGGAGGTCTGCCAAGGACGCAGCGACGAGCGCATCGAGCTCGACCGCTGGCGGGCTGTCGTCCGGCATGTGTTTGACGATCTGCCCGAAACCGAGCCGCTCTTTCGCGAGCTATGGGCCCATTTCGCCGAGCCGCATAGTTGGCGGCTTGTTCCCCGGGCCGTCGAATTACTGGAAGGTCTGATCGCGGAGAATTACCTGGTCGGCGTCGCTTCCAATTTTGACGCGCGGTTGAGGACAGTGCTGAGTGGTCCGAATCGCGTGCCTGCGGCAGTGAATCTTTTCATTTCGTCCGACTTGGGCTGGCAGAAGCCTCACACTGGCTACTTCCGCGGCGTGGAACGGGCGCTGGGATTGTCCCCGCAGGAACTATTGCTGATCGGCGATGATTGGGACAACGACGTCTGCGGCGGCCGAAGCGCTGGGTGGCAGACGATCTGGGTCGCGCCCACGACCTCGGCAGACAGCCCGAGCGTCGCCTCGTTGGCGGAGCTTTGCGACTGA
- a CDS encoding metallophosphoesterase family protein produces the protein MSGLDRRSFLGASLGGMAAALTLGQRAVGQEAPAIDSTAAPDGLFLTWQRDPTTTMAIQWIGPDSGADQISFSALNSDNFQSQPTELRPFPDTDLKVHRCELSGLAPGSEYQFRINGGSATYRFRTMPATSTNTIQFVSGGDCGTNEHAVATNALAAKQEPYFALLGGDLAYDNGDSPETFLTFLRNYSRQMIDPTGRLIPMISCISNHECNDKQGPANVRAPHYLSVFDGFFGDRPYGVLDIGDYLSFVLLDSGHIAPIGGEQTSWLEQTLAARQDKQHLIVANHVPAYPSYRAPEGENGEYGTGEENRKYWSPLFERYNVDLVLEHHDHTFKRTHRMAGGLKDKNGVLYLGDGSWGQLRTPKTPEERPYLAAVSEAYHMTVHRLEGDDRFHVAIDSTGRVADTCTTTSKHADRRD, from the coding sequence ATGTCCGGATTGGATCGCAGAAGTTTCCTCGGCGCGTCGCTGGGAGGCATGGCAGCCGCCCTCACTTTGGGTCAACGAGCTGTCGGCCAGGAAGCGCCCGCCATCGACTCGACCGCCGCGCCGGATGGGCTGTTCCTCACCTGGCAGCGCGATCCCACGACGACGATGGCCATCCAATGGATCGGCCCCGACTCTGGCGCCGATCAGATCTCGTTCAGCGCGTTGAACTCCGACAACTTCCAGTCGCAACCCACGGAACTGCGTCCGTTTCCCGATACCGATCTCAAAGTGCATCGCTGCGAATTGTCTGGCCTGGCGCCCGGCAGCGAGTACCAATTCCGCATTAACGGCGGCAGCGCGACCTATCGCTTCCGCACCATGCCGGCGACGTCGACGAACACCATCCAATTCGTCTCCGGCGGCGATTGCGGCACCAATGAACACGCGGTCGCGACGAACGCCCTGGCCGCAAAACAGGAACCGTACTTTGCTCTGCTCGGCGGCGACCTCGCGTACGACAACGGCGATTCGCCCGAAACGTTTCTCACGTTCCTGCGCAACTACAGCCGGCAGATGATCGACCCGACGGGACGCTTGATTCCGATGATCTCCTGCATCAGCAACCACGAATGCAATGACAAGCAAGGGCCCGCCAACGTACGCGCACCACATTATCTGAGCGTGTTCGATGGCTTCTTCGGCGACAGGCCGTACGGCGTGCTCGATATCGGCGACTACCTGAGCTTCGTCCTCTTGGACTCAGGCCACATCGCCCCCATCGGCGGTGAACAAACCTCGTGGCTGGAGCAAACGCTCGCCGCGCGTCAGGACAAACAACACCTGATCGTCGCCAATCACGTGCCGGCTTATCCGTCGTATCGCGCGCCGGAAGGAGAAAACGGCGAGTACGGCACCGGCGAGGAAAACCGCAAATACTGGTCGCCGCTGTTTGAGCGATACAACGTCGACCTGGTGCTGGAGCACCACGATCACACCTTCAAACGCACCCACCGCATGGCCGGGGGTCTCAAAGACAAAAACGGCGTGCTCTACCTCGGCGACGGCTCCTGGGGGCAACTGCGCACGCCGAAAACGCCGGAAGAACGCCCCTACCTGGCCGCCGTCAGCGAGGCGTACCACATGACGGTACATCGCCTGGAAGGTGACGACCGCTTCCACGTCGCCATCGACTCCACCGGCCGCGTCGCCGACACCTGTACAACCACGAGCAAGCACGCCGACCGCCGCGATTAA
- a CDS encoding thioredoxin family protein, translating to MRKLFLVLALFASTAHAGEFNKVLSVGDAAPAWKNLPGVDDKEHALADLPEDKLVLVVFTCNSCPVAVKYEGRIADFARTHADDVVVVAINVNRVAEDSLPKMKERAEQEKFPFAYLYDDTQQIAKDFGATGTPEFFLLNKERQLAYLGGMDDNDDPAMVTKHYLEDAFQAVLQGKTPETAETYAQGCRIRFARERKR from the coding sequence ATGCGCAAGCTCTTCCTAGTTCTCGCGCTGTTCGCCTCCACCGCCCACGCCGGCGAATTCAACAAAGTTCTCAGCGTCGGCGACGCCGCGCCGGCCTGGAAGAATCTGCCTGGCGTCGACGACAAAGAACACGCCCTGGCAGATCTGCCGGAGGACAAGCTGGTCCTCGTCGTCTTCACCTGCAACAGTTGTCCCGTGGCGGTGAAATACGAAGGCCGCATCGCGGACTTCGCCCGCACCCACGCGGACGACGTCGTGGTCGTGGCGATCAACGTCAATCGTGTCGCCGAGGACAGCCTGCCGAAAATGAAAGAACGGGCGGAACAAGAGAAATTCCCCTTTGCGTACCTCTACGATGACACGCAGCAAATCGCCAAAGACTTCGGCGCCACGGGCACACCGGAGTTTTTCCTGCTGAACAAGGAGCGCCAACTAGCTTACCTGGGCGGCATGGACGATAATGACGATCCGGCGATGGTCACGAAGCACTACCTCGAAGACGCCTTCCAGGCTGTCCTCCAAGGCAAGACGCCCGAGACCGCCGAAACCTACGCCCAAGGGTGCCGCATTCGCTTCGCCCGCGAGCGTAAACGCTGA